The Planctomycetaceae bacterium genome includes the window GCGTCTGCAGCAGGATTTTGTTCGGGCAGAGATCGCCACGGCCGGTTGGGACTGGGCACAGGTGGCCATCCTTCCCATGCTGGATGCCAATGATCCTCTTGGTGTCTTCAACAAGGGCGACCTGCCGTCCATCGCACGAGTGAGCAGCAGCGAATCTCTACTGCAGATGCCGTTGACGCTGACACAACCCCGCGCGTGGCAGTCTGAAATGCAGCAGGCATTTGCAGCTTATGAGATGCGAATTGGTGAAGCGGTTGACGACACCGAAATGCAGCACGAGGTCAAACGCCGCCTGACCGCTTTGTCGCAGCAGGTTGAGATTCTGGCTGGTATGCCGGATGAACCCTGGACGTACCGAAAATCTCTGCGTGTTGAAATGCAGCGAAGTCCTCGGCCGCCGGTAGAGACGGTCTCAAACGGAAAGATCGTTCGTTCGCGGCATCCCACCGATCAGTATCATCTGGACTACTTTCGATCGCTGAGTAATTCGATTCGGCGGGTGATGACCGGAGAACACAACATTGCGGCGTTTGAATCCCTGGATACGTTTACGGCGCGGTATGAGCCACTGCTGAGTCTTTTTGCGCATTATGAAATCGTTCGCCTGCACGAGATGGCGGATCATCCTGCACCGGCCGATGAATTCCGCCACCGTCTACACACGGTGTACTTTACGGAAGCTTCCGACGCGTCGGTTCGGCCCGTGGTAGCGGCGTTGACTCAGCTTGTGGATCATCCGGACATGATTCCATCGGATACAGAGCGATACGACATGCTGAATTCGCTCGTGCAGAAACTGATTGAACGTTGGGAAGCCCGGACGGCCTGGGAACCCCGATCTGCCATTCGCGTCCAGAATGACGTCGATCAGTCGGTGCGAGCGACAAATCGAGCGGTGGAACTCATGGAAGAGTTGCATGCGGTTACCGGTGTCAGTCGAGACGACTTTCTCAATCGTCGCCGTTATGTGAACGCTGCCCTGATCAGCCCGCTTCGCCAGTACCGCGATCAGGTTCTGGCTCACCGTATGAAAACGGCACCGGCCAGCGTCCCCGGCAATGAGGACCCGGATGACCTTCCAATGCTGGTCAGCCCGGACCCCGACACCCTGATGTCCACCAACTGATTCATGGTTGAGGGCCTTCTGGATGTTAAACCGGGCACTTTACCGACCGGGTTGCCGCAAAACTGGGAAGCGAAGTTCTCGCAGTCGAGAACAAAGAAAGCGGAAATCGACCGAATCGGCGCGAGATCCGAAAGGGCTTCCAAAAGGGAACCGCGTTACTAAGATAACGCCCGAAAGCCGCCCACAACCGCGACCAGGATGCACACTCTGTGGACATCGAACAGGTGATCAAGGTTTCGTGAATCCGGTTTGCGAAGGCGAAGACCCTTCATCAGCGACTGACCCGTGGAACAGAGGGCAATCGCTGCGGCTCACATTTCTGTGCTGTCACTTCCAATAGAAGTGGCAGCAATCTATCGATTTGATCTCGTATCTGCGGATTGAAACACGCACATGCATCGCATTACCAAAGGGCTGGATTTGCCAATCAGCGGCGTTCCGGAGCCCTCTATCGTGCAGGGACCTCTGGTCACTCAGGTTGGTGTTGTCGGAGCGGATTACGTTGGCATGAAACCCTCGATGCTTGTGCAGGCAGGCGATCGAGTGAAACTGGGCCAGCCTTTATTCGCAGACAAGAAGACCGAAGGTGTCGTGTTCACTGCGCCGGCCGCAGGTCGCGTCATCGAGGTGAATCGAGGCGATCGGCGAGCGTTCCAGTCCGTCAACATCGAAATCGATGGTGATGATGCTGTGGAGTTCCCGAAGCTGGGCGAAAAACTTGACACGGCCAGCCGCGAAGAAGTGACCAGCCTGCTTGTCGAAAGCGGCATGTGGACATCGCTTCGAACACGGCCCTTCAGCAAGACTCCCGTGCCGGGCTCAACGCCGCGTTCGATCTTTGTACAGGCCATCGACACAAATCCGCTCGCACCAAATCCGATGCCCTTCATTCGGGAGAATGAACGTGCGTTTGAGGTGGGTGTGATCGCACTCAGCAAGTTAACGGATGGTACGGTATTTGTCTGTCGTCCGACTGCCATCGCACTGCCAGGTGACTCTGTGCAGGGTGTGCAGCGAGCAGAATTCGAAGGTCCGCACCCCGCCGGTTTGCCCGGAACCCACATTCACCTGCTGGATCCGGTTGGTCCCGGCAAAGTCGTCTGGCACATCAATTACCAGGACGTCATCGCTATCGGTCAATTGATGCTGACCGGTCGTTTGTTTGTGGACCGTATTATTTCTTTGGCGGGACCTGGCGTTCAGGCACCACGAAACGTTCGAACACGGCTGGGTGCATCGGTCACTCAGCTGGTGGATGGCGGACTGAAGGACGGTCGGCAACGAGTGATCTCGGGCAGTCCGCTGAGCGGTCGGGCAGTCGTGGCTCCGATGGATTACCTTGGGCGATTCCACCTTCAGGTCAGTGCAGTTCCGGAAGGCGATCAGCGCGAGTTTCTTGGCTGGATGTCCCCCGGGGCCGGAAAGTTTTCTGTGCGGCGCGTCTTCACATCTGCTCTGGATCGGGCGAAACGATTCGCCTTCACCACCAGTACAGAGGGAAGCAAGCGGGCCATGGTGCCGATCGGTATGTATGAGCAGGTGATGCCGCTGGATATTATTCCAACCTTCCTGCTGAGAGCTCTGATTACCGGTGATACCGATCAGGCCCAGTTGCTGGGTGCTCTGGAGCTGGACGAAGAAGACTTGTCGCTTTGCACTTTCGTGTGTCCTGGCAAGTACGAATACGGCCCCATTCTGCGGTCGCGTCTCCAGCAGATTGAAACTGAGGGCTGATCCGCCGTTGCGGTTCGCCGGATTTAATAACGACAGTTTGTCACGATTCTCGTTTTGAGTTCCAACGAATGAAATTCTTACGAAGCACACTCGATCGGGTCGAGCCGCTTTTCCACAAAGGTGGGAAGCTGGAGCGGTTTTACCCGGTCTACGAGGCGATGGATACTTTCCTCTACACACCAGGGGAAGTCACAACCAGCGCGTCGCACATCCGCGACGGACTCGACCTGAAGCGAATGATGATTACCGTTGTCATCGCCCTGCTGCCCTGTATTTACATGGCTTGCTGGAACACGGGGTTTCAGGCCAACAGGGCCATTCAGGCTCAGTTCGGAGAATCACCAACACCTGAAGCCGTTCAGGCAATTGTTGATTCCATTGGCTGGCGTGGTGCTGCCCTGCAGGCGAT containing:
- a CDS encoding Na(+)-translocating NADH-quinone reductase subunit A; translation: MHRITKGLDLPISGVPEPSIVQGPLVTQVGVVGADYVGMKPSMLVQAGDRVKLGQPLFADKKTEGVVFTAPAAGRVIEVNRGDRRAFQSVNIEIDGDDAVEFPKLGEKLDTASREEVTSLLVESGMWTSLRTRPFSKTPVPGSTPRSIFVQAIDTNPLAPNPMPFIRENERAFEVGVIALSKLTDGTVFVCRPTAIALPGDSVQGVQRAEFEGPHPAGLPGTHIHLLDPVGPGKVVWHINYQDVIAIGQLMLTGRLFVDRIISLAGPGVQAPRNVRTRLGASVTQLVDGGLKDGRQRVISGSPLSGRAVVAPMDYLGRFHLQVSAVPEGDQREFLGWMSPGAGKFSVRRVFTSALDRAKRFAFTTSTEGSKRAMVPIGMYEQVMPLDIIPTFLLRALITGDTDQAQLLGALELDEEDLSLCTFVCPGKYEYGPILRSRLQQIETEG